One window of Phycisphaeraceae bacterium genomic DNA carries:
- a CDS encoding bifunctional proline dehydrogenase/L-glutamate gamma-semialdehyde dehydrogenase, which translates to MGLFSRKSGGGVAVRPTVVRIPTEDGTSNGTASRMPASAPLANAGHGELETSIRKHGEHMLELARDQKYGILSTKFYSDKMMEWSMKDHDFKVQMFRFVDAFPVLRTPEMIYDHLDDYMNQPGVNVPGFIELALKAGGLAKGMAAKTIAGQIESMAGKFIAGEDAKSALGGLAKIWKDGIAFSVDLLGEACVSDAEADMYQQKYLDLVANLPDEVASWKANSTLEQDHLGGIPRTNVSVKISSLSAKCNPIDTEGSIRDIMSRLVPILELARDKGVLINFDMEQFALKDLTLELFKRCCEQVDFQAGIAMQAYLKSGEDDARNICEWAKRTGRVVSVRLVKGAYWDYETIHAEEQGWQCPVWSVKWETDACFERMTRIFLDACPRGDKVASGLGPTKLASGQGGVKLALGSHNVRSIATCLAMLEQRGLPKNAIEIQMLHGMADQLKHAAHEMDLRIREYVPVGEMIPGMAYLVRRLLENTSNESWLKAGFLDNANTDVLLAAPGSLKSHPHSKQDLSEIAAERHHLSPSHPDVGDGRPFFTEPMRDFSQKSVRDTFSKAVKNAVVPSVPSEHTPEQAFEMIAKADAAFPAWRDTDPALRSRVLVDAADILRKRRDEFSGVVIKENGKCWVDADADLCEAIDFLEYYARCAMPLFERERLGRFIGELDEQWHQARGIAAVISPWNFPVAICAGMTSAALVTGNTVILKPAEQTTGCAKIFVDAIYTALRNLGLSTDVLQFCPAPGETTGAAIVRDPRIALIAFTGSKAVGLDIVKAAGVTPEEQLHVKKVVCEMGGKNAIIIDTSADLDEAVLGVRQSAFGFQGQKCSACSRVIVVDPQGENGPAMRAFTDRFVHSTNSLVIGDPIDSGTDIGPVIDQESCARITGMIDIAKREGCTLELEMELPDDIRRRMEAQSVSPLGTMPCDYVTPTIFSGVKEHHTIAKEEIFGPVVAIMHAASFDEALRIANNSQYKLTGGVFSRKPAHIEQAKRGFRVGNLYINRSCTGALVARQPFGGFAMSGVGSKAGGDDYLLQFVEPRACCENTMRRGFAPEL; encoded by the coding sequence ATGGGCTTGTTTTCACGCAAATCGGGTGGTGGTGTGGCGGTTCGCCCAACGGTGGTACGGATTCCAACCGAGGACGGCACGAGCAACGGGACCGCGTCGCGGATGCCTGCAAGTGCGCCATTGGCAAATGCTGGGCACGGCGAACTCGAGACGAGCATTCGCAAGCACGGCGAGCACATGCTGGAACTGGCACGCGACCAGAAGTACGGCATTCTCAGCACAAAGTTCTATTCTGACAAGATGATGGAATGGTCCATGAAGGACCACGACTTCAAGGTGCAGATGTTCCGGTTTGTTGACGCGTTCCCTGTGCTGCGCACGCCGGAGATGATCTACGACCATCTCGATGACTATATGAACCAGCCCGGCGTGAACGTGCCCGGGTTCATTGAGCTTGCGCTCAAAGCTGGTGGTCTTGCCAAGGGCATGGCAGCGAAGACGATCGCTGGGCAGATCGAGTCCATGGCTGGCAAGTTTATCGCCGGTGAGGATGCGAAGAGCGCACTTGGTGGTCTTGCGAAGATTTGGAAGGACGGGATCGCGTTCAGTGTTGATCTGCTCGGCGAGGCGTGCGTGTCAGATGCTGAAGCGGACATGTACCAGCAGAAGTATCTCGATCTTGTTGCGAATCTGCCGGACGAGGTCGCGTCGTGGAAAGCAAACTCCACGCTGGAGCAGGACCATCTCGGTGGTATTCCGCGCACGAATGTGTCCGTGAAGATTTCTTCGCTGAGTGCAAAGTGCAATCCGATCGATACCGAGGGCTCTATCAGGGACATCATGTCGCGCCTGGTGCCGATTCTTGAGCTTGCGCGCGACAAGGGTGTGCTGATCAACTTCGACATGGAGCAGTTCGCACTGAAGGACTTGACGCTCGAACTGTTCAAACGCTGTTGCGAGCAGGTTGATTTCCAGGCTGGTATCGCGATGCAGGCGTATCTGAAGTCCGGCGAGGACGATGCACGGAACATCTGCGAGTGGGCGAAACGCACGGGACGTGTTGTCAGTGTGAGACTCGTGAAGGGTGCGTACTGGGATTATGAAACCATCCATGCGGAAGAACAGGGCTGGCAATGTCCTGTGTGGTCGGTGAAGTGGGAGACTGATGCGTGCTTCGAGCGCATGACGCGTATCTTCCTTGATGCGTGCCCGCGAGGAGATAAGGTTGCGTCGGGGCTTGGTCCAACAAAGCTTGCATCCGGACAGGGTGGCGTGAAACTCGCGCTCGGCTCGCACAACGTCCGCTCGATTGCGACGTGTCTTGCAATGCTCGAACAGCGCGGACTCCCGAAGAACGCGATAGAGATTCAGATGCTCCATGGGATGGCTGACCAGCTCAAGCACGCTGCCCACGAGATGGACCTGCGTATCCGCGAGTACGTCCCCGTCGGCGAGATGATCCCCGGCATGGCGTATCTTGTGCGCCGCCTGCTTGAGAACACGTCCAATGAGTCGTGGCTGAAAGCAGGGTTCCTCGACAACGCGAACACGGATGTGCTGCTCGCAGCGCCGGGATCACTCAAGTCGCACCCGCACTCGAAGCAGGATCTATCCGAGATCGCAGCCGAACGCCATCATCTCTCGCCATCGCATCCTGATGTTGGTGACGGTCGTCCGTTCTTCACCGAGCCGATGCGTGATTTCTCACAGAAGTCCGTGCGCGACACGTTCAGCAAGGCGGTCAAGAATGCGGTGGTGCCGTCGGTGCCGAGTGAGCACACGCCCGAGCAGGCGTTCGAAATGATCGCCAAAGCAGATGCTGCGTTCCCAGCATGGCGCGATACCGATCCGGCACTGCGCTCTCGCGTGCTTGTTGATGCTGCCGACATACTGCGCAAACGTCGCGATGAGTTTTCCGGCGTTGTCATCAAGGAGAACGGCAAGTGCTGGGTTGATGCAGACGCGGACCTCTGCGAGGCGATCGACTTCCTTGAGTATTACGCCAGGTGCGCGATGCCGCTCTTCGAGCGTGAGCGTCTGGGCAGATTCATCGGCGAACTCGACGAGCAGTGGCATCAGGCGCGGGGGATCGCAGCGGTGATCTCTCCGTGGAACTTTCCGGTTGCAATCTGCGCCGGCATGACGAGCGCCGCACTCGTGACGGGGAACACCGTTATTCTGAAGCCCGCGGAGCAGACAACGGGATGCGCAAAGATATTCGTTGATGCGATCTACACAGCACTGCGAAACCTTGGACTCTCGACCGATGTGCTCCAGTTCTGCCCCGCGCCGGGCGAGACAACAGGCGCTGCGATTGTGCGTGATCCGCGTATCGCACTCATCGCGTTTACCGGGTCCAAAGCGGTCGGTCTGGACATTGTCAAAGCTGCTGGCGTGACGCCCGAAGAGCAACTGCACGTCAAGAAGGTCGTGTGCGAGATGGGCGGCAAGAACGCGATCATCATCGACACGTCGGCCGACCTAGACGAAGCAGTGCTTGGTGTGCGTCAGAGTGCGTTCGGATTCCAGGGGCAGAAGTGCAGCGCGTGCAGCCGCGTGATCGTGGTTGATCCGCAGGGCGAGAACGGCCCCGCGATGCGCGCATTCACCGATCGGTTTGTACACTCGACAAACTCGCTCGTTATTGGTGATCCGATCGATAGCGGCACCGACATCGGGCCGGTAATCGATCAGGAATCGTGCGCACGCATCACAGGGATGATCGACATCGCCAAACGCGAGGGATGCACGCTTGAGCTTGAGATGGAACTGCCCGACGATATTCGTCGGCGGATGGAAGCGCAATCAGTAAGCCCGTTGGGCACGATGCCTTGCGATTATGTCACGCCGACGATCTTCTCGGGCGTGAAGGAGCATCACACGATCGCGAAGGAAGAGATCTTTGGTCCTGTGGTTGCGATCATGCACGCAGCGTCGTTCGACGAGGCGCTCCGTATCGCGAACAACTCACAATACAAACTCACCGGTGGTGTGTTCAGCAGAAAACCGGCGCATATCGAGCAGGCGAAGCGAGGCTTCCGCGTCGGGAATCTGTATATCAATCGTAGTTGTACAGGGGCGCTCGTTGCACGTCAGCCGTTCGGTGGATTCGCGATGAGCGGTGTCGGGTCCAAGGCGGGCGGCGACGACTATCTGCTGCAGTTTGTCGAGCCTCGCGCGTGCTGTGAGAACACGATGCGCCGTGGGTTTGCGCCGGAACTCTGA
- a CDS encoding sigma-70 family RNA polymerase sigma factor produces the protein MASDTASSETPDTSAQPTDGPSADESAFLARLRSDDPAVQSDAYEQLVRDNIDRMLVVARRILRDDAEAHDAVQDAFVSVFNAIGSFDGRSLLSTWMHRITVNAALMRLRSRKRANERSIEKLLPVFDETGHRAEHAPNLDSIAERSEIEPKLAQRVREAINELPEDHRTILILRDIEELSTKEAAAALDISPDAAKQRLHRARLALMKLIESSMEEVSGGTHA, from the coding sequence ATGGCAAGCGATACTGCTTCATCTGAAACGCCCGACACCTCGGCCCAGCCGACAGATGGGCCGTCCGCTGACGAGTCGGCATTTCTTGCCCGTTTGCGGTCGGATGACCCCGCTGTCCAGAGCGATGCGTACGAGCAGCTTGTTCGCGACAACATTGATCGCATGCTGGTCGTCGCGAGACGCATCCTTCGCGATGATGCCGAGGCGCACGACGCGGTGCAGGACGCGTTCGTGTCCGTGTTCAACGCGATAGGTTCGTTCGACGGTCGGTCACTTCTCTCGACATGGATGCATCGCATCACGGTGAACGCGGCGCTCATGCGACTTCGTTCGCGCAAGCGTGCAAACGAACGGAGCATTGAGAAGCTGCTCCCGGTGTTCGATGAGACTGGACATCGCGCAGAGCACGCGCCGAACCTTGACAGCATCGCGGAACGATCCGAGATCGAGCCAAAGCTCGCGCAGCGTGTGCGCGAGGCGATCAACGAACTGCCCGAAGACCACAGGACAATTCTCATTCTTCGAGACATAGAAGAACTTTCGACGAAGGAAGCAGCAGCGGCGCTCGATATATCACCCGATGCGGCGAAGCAGCGTCTGCACCGCGCGCGACTTGCGCTGATGAAACTGATCGAATCGTCCATGGAGGAAGTTTCCGGGGGGACGCACGCATGA
- a CDS encoding DoxX family protein translates to MSKQKLITSWIARIVAAVIMGQTLFFKFSGAAEPIHIFSTLGAEPWGRYATGVFELIAAVLLLVPRTAAFGGLLTIGLMIGALGSHLFTPLGIVVKVPGQNGEPAVGDGGQLFIMGCIALVAGIITTVLHKDQILGLLKKK, encoded by the coding sequence ATGTCAAAGCAGAAGCTCATCACATCGTGGATCGCGCGTATTGTCGCAGCGGTCATTATGGGCCAGACGTTGTTCTTCAAGTTCTCTGGAGCTGCCGAACCCATTCACATCTTCTCGACACTCGGCGCAGAACCCTGGGGCAGATACGCAACGGGTGTGTTCGAACTGATCGCTGCGGTCCTGCTGCTCGTTCCGCGCACCGCTGCGTTCGGCGGATTGCTCACCATCGGGCTCATGATTGGCGCGTTGGGTAGCCATCTCTTCACGCCGCTGGGCATCGTCGTCAAGGTGCCCGGTCAGAACGGCGAGCCCGCGGTCGGCGATGGCGGCCAGCTCTTCATCATGGGTTGCATCGCGCTTGTTGCGGGCATCATCACAACAGTCCTGCACAAGGACCAGATTCTCGGGCTTCTCAAGAAGAAGTAG
- a CDS encoding sodium-translocating pyrophosphatase — protein MSIDTTLSTLTTTLASINDIPPLYWLAPVGGLCALAMAFFFNKSVLKHSEGDDNMVRIAQAVREGAMAYLVRQYKVVAGVFVLLVAFLGIMYALKLQSPLSMIGVPVAGFLSGLCGWFGMRMATNASARTANAAKNSLNDGLTVAFRSGAVMGLNVVGFAILDVSFWFFILNAMGFEGGDLQIITTVMLSFGMGASTQALFARVGGGIYTKAADVGADLVGKVEAGIPEDDARNPATIADNVGDNVGDVAGMGADLYESYYGSILATIALGAAAAYTMSSGPNALALAFMLVVAPMALAGAGILCSIFGIFTVRAKENATFSQLLKGLHKGVWLASAAIIVVSALLLYFLFGNNEAASSSLAGIGTSWWKLWLSILSGLIAGNVIAYATEYYTSYEHRPTQRIAEQALTGPATVIISGIAEGMKSTWASLVVVVVAIITAFTFAGGNENFLMGLYGVGIAAVGMLSTLGITLATDAYGPIADNAGGNAEMTHQPPHVRERTDMLDSLGNTTAATGKGFAIGSAALTALALFAAYIQVVQTQLSTQAESFIQKSTFQTPVGDDLYAVYQGHGKFAVVNGGGADSWTDGGMTFRIEGDGTHIDKSIDDLVTVNSVVTDVAHHGDDRYELHITTTGEHAGNYTVFVASATNGTIADVLTFFDITLANPRVLGGIFMGALLAFLFCAMTMNAVGRAAYAMMGECRRQFGKIRDALRKQGMSETDVADPDNWPMEGIEYEGTHYPDYANCVSISTAGAQKEMVLPSLLAILVPIGVGLVLGVPGVMGLLAGGLTCGFAVAVFMANAGGAWDNAKKLLESYGRITATDMVNGTGNSSKVPAAVRDQIKLRAEDMVKAGRGDEYVYGKGSDDHKATVVGDTVGDPFKDTSGPALNILIKLISIVSVVFAGLIVKFSPMISDLLGLG, from the coding sequence ATGAGCATTGATACGACTTTGTCCACGCTGACGACAACGCTCGCCAGCATCAACGACATCCCCCCGTTGTACTGGCTGGCACCGGTCGGTGGCCTGTGCGCACTCGCAATGGCGTTCTTCTTCAACAAGAGCGTGCTCAAGCATTCCGAGGGCGATGACAACATGGTGCGCATCGCACAAGCTGTTCGCGAAGGCGCGATGGCTTACCTCGTCCGCCAGTACAAGGTGGTGGCGGGTGTCTTTGTGCTGCTTGTCGCGTTTCTCGGCATCATGTATGCGCTGAAACTCCAGTCCCCGCTCTCCATGATCGGCGTTCCGGTCGCGGGATTTCTTTCGGGGCTTTGTGGCTGGTTCGGCATGCGGATGGCAACCAATGCGTCTGCACGTACTGCAAATGCTGCAAAGAACTCGCTCAATGACGGTCTCACCGTGGCATTCCGTTCCGGTGCGGTCATGGGTCTGAACGTCGTCGGATTTGCGATCCTCGACGTGTCTTTCTGGTTCTTCATCCTCAACGCGATGGGCTTTGAGGGTGGTGATCTGCAGATCATCACCACGGTCATGTTGAGCTTTGGCATGGGTGCATCGACGCAGGCGCTCTTCGCCCGTGTTGGTGGCGGCATCTATACAAAGGCTGCGGACGTTGGCGCTGACCTTGTCGGCAAGGTCGAGGCTGGCATCCCCGAGGACGACGCACGCAACCCTGCAACCATCGCAGATAATGTCGGTGACAACGTCGGCGACGTTGCTGGCATGGGTGCCGACCTCTATGAGTCGTACTACGGCTCGATCCTTGCAACAATCGCTCTTGGTGCTGCTGCTGCGTACACCATGTCGAGCGGTCCGAATGCACTCGCTCTCGCGTTCATGCTGGTTGTCGCTCCTATGGCGCTTGCTGGCGCAGGCATCCTCTGCTCCATCTTCGGTATCTTCACTGTCCGTGCGAAGGAAAACGCAACATTCAGCCAGCTTCTGAAGGGCCTGCACAAGGGTGTGTGGCTTGCATCGGCAGCAATCATCGTTGTCTCCGCACTCCTGCTCTACTTCCTGTTTGGAAACAACGAAGCAGCAAGCTCCTCGCTCGCAGGTATCGGTACAAGCTGGTGGAAGCTCTGGCTGTCCATCCTCTCTGGGCTGATTGCTGGTAACGTCATCGCGTACGCAACAGAGTACTACACCTCGTATGAGCACCGTCCAACCCAGCGCATTGCTGAGCAGGCGCTCACCGGCCCCGCAACTGTCATCATCTCAGGTATTGCTGAGGGCATGAAGTCGACATGGGCATCCCTCGTTGTTGTTGTGGTTGCCATCATCACTGCATTCACCTTCGCAGGTGGCAATGAAAACTTCCTCATGGGTCTCTATGGCGTGGGCATCGCAGCCGTTGGCATGCTCTCCACGCTCGGTATCACCCTTGCAACAGACGCGTATGGTCCCATCGCGGACAACGCTGGTGGCAATGCAGAAATGACCCATCAGCCGCCGCATGTTCGCGAGCGTACCGATATGCTCGACTCACTCGGCAACACGACTGCTGCAACAGGCAAAGGCTTTGCAATCGGTTCGGCAGCTCTGACCGCACTGGCACTCTTTGCCGCGTACATCCAGGTTGTTCAAACGCAGCTCTCAACCCAGGCTGAGTCGTTCATCCAGAAAAGCACATTCCAGACACCCGTTGGTGACGACCTTTATGCCGTGTATCAGGGGCACGGGAAGTTTGCTGTCGTCAATGGTGGCGGAGCCGACAGCTGGACAGACGGCGGTATGACATTCCGGATCGAGGGCGATGGCACCCACATCGATAAGTCAATCGACGACCTCGTCACTGTGAACTCTGTTGTCACCGATGTCGCTCATCACGGCGACGATCGTTACGAGCTCCACATCACAACAACCGGCGAGCATGCCGGAAACTACACCGTCTTTGTTGCCTCTGCCACCAACGGCACCATCGCAGACGTGCTGACGTTCTTTGATATCACACTCGCGAACCCGCGCGTGCTCGGCGGCATCTTCATGGGTGCGCTCCTCGCGTTTCTGTTCTGTGCGATGACAATGAACGCGGTGGGCCGTGCTGCCTACGCGATGATGGGCGAGTGCCGCCGCCAGTTCGGCAAGATCCGCGACGCTCTCCGCAAGCAGGGCATGTCGGAAACCGACGTCGCCGATCCAGATAACTGGCCAATGGAAGGCATCGAATACGAGGGCACGCACTATCCCGACTATGCAAACTGCGTCTCGATCTCGACCGCGGGCGCACAGAAGGAAATGGTTCTGCCCTCGCTGCTTGCCATTCTCGTTCCAATCGGTGTCGGCCTTGTGCTCGGCGTGCCGGGCGTGATGGGTCTGCTCGCCGGCGGTCTAACCTGCGGCTTTGCCGTTGCAGTGTTCATGGCGAACGCTGGCGGTGCGTGGGACAACGCCAAGAAGTTGCTTGAGTCCTACGGTCGCATCACCGCAACCGATATGGTCAATGGCACGGGCAACTCCTCCAAGGTGCCCGCAGCAGTTCGCGACCAGATCAAGCTTCGTGCAGAGGACATGGTCAAGGCTGGCAGGGGTGACGAGTACGTCTATGGCAAGGGCTCAGACGACCACAAGGCGACCGTCGTCGGCGACACCGTGGGTGACCCGTTCAAGGATACTTCCGGCCCCGCCCTCAACATCCTTATCAAGCTCATCTCGATCGTCTCGGTCGTGTTCGCGGGTCTGATCGTCAAGTTCAGCCCGATGATCTCCGACCTGCTCGGTCTTGGGTAA
- a CDS encoding zf-HC2 domain-containing protein, translating into MSTNPENQSAGTSNLPPCPKAAAKICCEELTKFTIDYMDGELDPEVKRHFDSHLAFCPECKSFFDAYQCAVRMGKDCMCTGEPIHRKAPESLIKAVLKARGKCCGEKPKSDPDCGCH; encoded by the coding sequence ATGAGTACGAACCCAGAAAACCAGAGCGCGGGCACAAGCAATCTCCCGCCGTGCCCCAAGGCAGCCGCGAAGATCTGCTGCGAGGAACTGACGAAGTTCACAATCGACTACATGGACGGCGAACTCGATCCGGAGGTCAAACGCCACTTCGATTCACACCTGGCGTTCTGTCCCGAGTGCAAGTCGTTCTTCGACGCGTACCAGTGCGCGGTGCGCATGGGCAAGGACTGCATGTGCACGGGCGAGCCGATCCACAGGAAGGCGCCCGAGTCACTCATCAAGGCGGTTCTCAAGGCACGCGGGAAGTGCTGTGGCGAGAAGCCGAAGTCAGACCCCGATTGCGGCTGCCATTAG
- a CDS encoding translation initiation factor has translation MGLFDGTPLQRAVTCEHCGKERAQCACPRDASGEVTLPKDQQLRVQRERSRGSWLTTISGFDTSATDMQAMIKSLKAKFATGGSIRDDVIELRGDHRDALVAHLKSLGYSAKPSGG, from the coding sequence ATGGGACTCTTTGATGGCACACCTCTCCAGCGAGCAGTCACCTGCGAGCATTGCGGGAAGGAGCGTGCGCAATGCGCATGTCCGCGCGATGCCAGCGGTGAGGTGACGCTGCCGAAGGATCAGCAGTTGCGTGTGCAGCGGGAGCGCAGCCGGGGGAGCTGGCTGACAACGATCTCCGGGTTTGACACATCCGCAACGGACATGCAGGCGATGATCAAGTCGCTCAAGGCGAAGTTTGCGACTGGCGGGAGCATTCGCGATGACGTGATCGAACTGCGAGGTGATCATCGCGATGCATTGGTCGCGCATCTGAAATCACTCGGGTATTCGGCAAAGCCGAGCGGCGGATAA
- a CDS encoding DNA-3-methyladenine glycosylase I: MAKKQNKEQPRSSEKIRCGWCTSDPLYMDYHDTEWGVPSHDDQHLFEMLCLEGAQAGLSWITILKKREHYNKVFYNFDATKIVRYVPGKVEILLQDPGIIRNRLKVEAFVKNARAFLDVQEGFGSFDAYIWRFVDGAPIVNHPKTLKDIPAKTPVSDAMSKDLKKRGFSFVGSTICYAYMQACGLVNDHTVDCFRY, encoded by the coding sequence ATGGCGAAGAAACAGAACAAAGAACAGCCACGGAGCTCTGAAAAGATACGATGCGGATGGTGCACGAGCGATCCGCTCTACATGGATTATCACGATACCGAGTGGGGCGTGCCATCGCACGACGATCAGCACCTCTTCGAGATGCTCTGCCTTGAGGGCGCACAGGCCGGTCTCTCGTGGATCACCATCCTGAAGAAACGCGAGCACTACAACAAGGTATTCTACAACTTCGATGCGACGAAGATCGTGCGGTATGTGCCGGGCAAAGTAGAGATACTGCTGCAGGATCCGGGGATCATCCGCAACAGGCTGAAGGTCGAAGCGTTCGTGAAGAACGCACGCGCGTTTCTTGATGTGCAGGAGGGGTTCGGATCGTTCGATGCATACATCTGGCGCTTCGTCGATGGGGCACCGATTGTTAACCATCCGAAAACACTCAAGGACATTCCCGCGAAGACACCGGTGTCCGATGCGATGAGCAAGGATCTGAAGAAGCGCGGGTTCTCGTTCGTCGGGTCAACCATCTGCTACGCGTACATGCAGGCGTGCGGACTGGTGAACGATCACACAGTGGACTGTTTTCGGTACTGA